The sequence ACCTCGTCACCGCGGCCGAGATGAGGGCGCGCCTCGCCGAGCACCTCCTCCCCGAGGAGGCGGCGGCCGAGCCCGGCCTCGGCCCGGCCAGGTACGTCCGCGCTCGCCGCGACCCGTCGCTCCGCGTGGGCTTCATCACGGGCACGAGCGACACGTTCTGCGAGAGCTGCGATCGCCTGCGCGTCTCCTCGACGGGCGTGCTCCGGCCGTGCCTCGCCACGGACGACGGCGTCGACGCCTCGCGCGAGGCGAAGATCGGCGATCGCGAGGCGATCCGCCTGCGCCTGGACGAGGCGTGGCGCCTCAAGCCGGACGGCAAGGTCTGGAAGGGCTGCACCGAAGAGACGGCCTCCGCTGTGTCGATCCGCGCGATCGGCGGCTGAAGGAGCGGGCGATCGGCGCGGGGCCGGATCACGTTCGGCTACCGGTCCTCGGGGCCGCCGTGTCAGATTCCGGGGCGATGCCGCGAACCCCTGATCGACCCCGCGAGGGCGAAGCGCTCTCGACTCACCTCTCTCCGAGCGGCGAGGCCCGCATGGTGCCTGTCGAAGGCAAGCCTGTCACGCACCGCCGCGCGGTCGCGTCCGGCGCCGTCCTGATGCGCCACGAGACGATCGCCCGGGTCGCGCGCGACGACGCCCCGAAGGGCGACGTCCTGGCCGCGGCGCGGATCGCCGGGATCATGGCGGCGAAGCGCACGCCGGAGCTCATCCCGCTCTGCCACGGCATCGCGCTCACGCACGTCTCGGTCTCGCTCGACGTGGACGAGCCGTCCGCGTCGATCCGGGTGACCGCCGCCGCGGAGGCGGTGGATCGCACCGGCGTCGAGATGGAGGCCATGGTCGCGGTGAGCGCCGCGTGCTTGACGATCTACGACATGCTCAAGGGGATCGATCGCGAGATGGTGATCTCGGACATCAAGCTCCTCGAGAAGAGCGGGGGCCGGTCCGGCCATTTCCAGCGGAGCGCGCCGTGAGCCGGATCCGCGCCGAGCCGCTCCGACTCGACGAGCTCATCGCCGCGGTGTCTCACCCTGGCGCGGGCGGCATCGCCACGTTCCTGGGCGTGGTGCGCGACGTCAACGAGGGCCGTTCGGTCACGCTGCTGGAGTACGAGGCCTACGGGACGATGGCCGAGGCCGAGCTGGAGCGGGTCCTGTCGGAGATCGCGGCAGAGCTCCCCGGCGTGCGCGTCGCCGCGACGCACCGGGTGGGCGCCCTCCACGTCGGCGACGTCGCCGTGGCCTGCGCCGCGAGCGCGCCGCACCGGGCAGAGGCCTTCCGCGGGTGCCGCCTGCTCATCGATCGCATCAAGGAGCGCCTGCCGATCTGGAAGCGTGAGCACGGGCCGGACGGCCCGTACTGGGTCGGATGGGAGGACGCCCGCTGCGCCGGCGAGCACGGGCACGAGGCGCCCCACGGGCACGCGCACGGCGATGAGGAGCCCCACGGGCACGGCCACGGCGGGACGGCGCCTCCGGGCAGCGCAGGCGCCTAGCGCAGGCCGGGCAGGCGCCTAGCGCAGGCCGGGCAGGCGCCTAGCGCAGGCGAAGCCCGGCCGGCGGCGGCGAGGAGAGCGGGTCGTTCTCCTTCAGGCGGTTGTGGTGCCGGATGTCCGTCCCCTTGACGAGGAAGACGACCGACTCCGCGATGTTCATCGCGTGATCGGCGATGCGCTCCAGGTACTTGGCGATCGACTGGATGCGCGTGGCCCTGTACACCGTGCTCGGATCGCGGCTCATGACGAGGAGCACCTCCTGGAAGATGCGGGCGTAGTGCTCGTCGATCACGTCATCGCGCGTGAGCAGCTGGTTCGCTCGCTCGCAGTCGCGGGCGACCAGCGCGTCCAGCGCCTCGTGCACCACCTCGATCGCCTCGTCCGCGAGGCCTTGCAGATCCGCCACCGGCGCGAGCGGCGGCTCCTCGTTGAGCTCCTGCACACGCTCGCAGACGTTCACAACGAGGTCGCCGACCCGCTCCAGATCGGTGACGATCTTGAGCGCCGTGGTGACGAAGCGCAGGTCGGACGCCACGGGCTGGCGGGTCGCGAGGATCCTCATACAGAGCTCGTCGACCTCGCACTCGAGGCGGTTGATCCGGCGATCGAGCCGGATCGTCGCCTTGGCGAGGCCCGTGTCGCGCGTCGTGAGCGCGGTCGAGCCTTTCTGGATCATCTCCTCGACGAGGCTCCCCATGAGCAGCAGCTTCTCGCGAAGCGTGCGTAGCTCGTGCTCGTAGACCTTGCTCGTGTGCGACGTCGGCATGACTCTATCCCCCGCTTCCATCAGCCGAACTTCCCGGTGACGTAGTCTTCCGTCTTGCTCTCCTTGGGGTTGGTGAAGATGGTCTGGGTCCTGTCGAACTCCACCAAGTCCCCCATGTAGAAGAAGGCGGTATAGTCAGAGCACCGGGCGGCCTGCTGCATGTTGTGTGTTACGAGCACGCAAGTATACCGCTCTTTCAGCTCGTCGATGAGCTCCTCGACGCGCGCGGTCGCGATGGGATCGAGCGCCGAGCACGGCTCGTCGAGCAGGATCACGTCCGGCTCCACCGCGAGGACGCGGGCGATGCAGAGCCGCTGCTGCTGGCCGCCCGAGAGAGATAGCCCGGACTGATCGAGCTTGTCCTTCACCTCGTCCCAGAGCGCGACTTGGCGCAGGCACTTCTCGACGAGGCCTGTGGGATCCTTGACGGAGATGCCGTTCAGCTTGTGTCCAGCGAGGACGTTCTCGCGGATGGACATGGTTGGAAACGGGTTGGGTTTCTGGAACACCATGCCGACGCGCCGCCGCAGCCGCACCGGGTCGACGGCTTTGTCATAGATGTTCACGCCGTCGATCATGACGGAGCCCTTCGCCGAGGCCCCGGGCACCTGCTCGTGCATCCGGTTGAGACATCGCAGGAACGTCGACTTACCGCACCCGGACGGGCCGATGACCGCTGTGACCTGGCCGTCGGGGATATCCAGCGTGATGTCGTGGATGGCGTGGAACTTATGAAAATAGGCGTTGAGCCGAGTGACGCTGATCTTGGCAGGCGGCGCCTCGTCTCCTGGCTCGATGGAGCGGCTGTCGATGCCGTCCGTGTCGAGCCCGCTGCGGCGTTCCCCGGACCGTCCTTTGTGGTGCAGTGAGTCGAACGAGCTCATCGAGTGCCTTTAGCGCGCCTTGACGCTCCGCGACGTGGCGATGCGCGCGAGCAGGTTGAGGAGGAAGACGATGATGATCAGCACGAGGGCGCCGGTCCACGCCTCCTGCTGCCATTTCGGGTAGGGCGATGTGGCGTTCCGCCAGATCTGCACCGGCAGTGAGGCGATGGGGCGGTCGATGGCGAAGCTCCAATACGATGAGCCGAGCGCGGTGAGGAGCACTGGCGCGGTCTCGCCGGCGATGCGGGCCACGGCGAGCATCACGCCGGTGCCGATCCCGGGCGAGGCCGTCCGGAGCACGACGAGGAGGCTCGTGCGCCACTCCGGCACGCCGAGGGCGAGCGACGCTTCGCGGAGGTGGGCGGGCACCAGCTTGAGCAGCTCCTCCGTCGTGCGGGTCACCGTCGGGAGCATCACGATCGCGAGCGCGATGCCGCCGGCGAGCGCCGAGAAGCGCTTCATCGTGACCACGACGAGGGCGTAGACGAACACGCCGATGGTGATCGAGGGGACGCCGCCGAGCACGTCGGCGATGAACCGGATGGCGGCCGCGAGCTTGCCGCGCCCGATCTCGGCCAGGTAGATGCCGGCGAGGATGCCCGTCGGCAACCCGATGCTGCAGCCGATGGCGACGAGGATGAGCGTGCCGACGACCGCGTTGCCCATGCCGCTCCGCTCGTCGCCGACGGGCTTCGGCAGCTGGGTGAAGAAGTCGAGGGACAGCCCGCTGAGGCCCTTGCTGACGACGTAGATGAAGATCAGGAACAGCGGGACCAGGACGACGACGGCGCTCGAGACGCAGAGCCCTTCGAAGAAGTAGCTGCGCGCGCGGCGCAGCGTCTCGCCGGGCGCGGGCTCGAGCAGCGTGCGCTTGGGGGCGCTCGTGGGGCTCGCCACGGGGACAGGGGTGTCGCTGTTCATGCGCGCTTCTCCAGCTTGCTCTTGGTCGAGCTCACGAGCCACCGGGCGAAGAGGTTGAGGAGGAGGGCGACCCCGAAGAGGAGCAGCGCGATCTTGGACAGCGCCGACACGTACATATCGCTCGTCGCCTCGACGAACTCGTTGGCGATGACGCTCGCCATCGAATAGCCGGGGTGGAAGATCGACGCGCTCACCTTCGGGACGTTGCCGATCATCATCGTGACGGCCATCGTCTCGCCGAGCGCCCGGTTCAGCCCGAGGATGATGGCCCCGATGATGCCTGAGCGCGCCGACGGGAGGACCGCGTAGCGGATCGTGTCCCACGCGCACGCGCCGAGGCCGACCGCCGCCTCGCGGTGCAGCTGGGGCACCGCCTGCATCACCTCGCGCGACACCGACGTGATCGTGGGGACGATCATGATGGCGAGGATGACGCCCGCCGCGAACATGCCGAAGCCGAGCGGCGGGCCCTCGAAGAGGGGGATGTAGCCGAAGTACTTGATGATGACCGGCTCGACGGTGTCCCGGAGCCAGGGGCGGAGCACGGCGATGCCCCAGAAGCCGTAGACGACGCTCGGGATCGCCGCGAGCAGCTCGACCATGAAGCCGAGCGGCTTGCGGATCCGGTGGGGCGCCAGATCCGACAGGAAGATCGCGAGGCCGAGCGAGACGGGGACGGCGAGCACGATGGCGATCAGCGACGTGACGACCGTGCCGTAGACGAACGGGAGCGCGCCGAACTCCTCACGCGCAGGGTCCCACACGCGCCCGGTGAGGAACCCCAGCCCGAACTTGTCGATGGCGAGCCGCGATGAGCGGATGAGCTCCAGCACCATCAGCGCTGGCACCGCGAGCACCGTCAGGCCGAACATCGTCAGGATGGCGCGGAACGCTCGATCTGCTCCGCGCGTGCCATGTGGCGCGTCGCTCTGTGGCGCGGACGAGGCGGCTTGTTGCATCGGGACTTCTACGGTGCTCATGGACCTATCCTGCGCTCCTGCGCGCACGCCAGCCGCGCGCGGCGGAGCGCCGTTCGCACGGCCGAGGCGCATTCCTGGGGGTTATGGGGCGAGCAGGGGCTTGCCGTCAGGGCCGACCAGCGCGGCGAGCTTCTTGTCGACCTTCTCGACGACAGCCGCGGGCAGCGGGGCGTAATGGAGGTCGTTCGTGAACTTCTGGCCGTCTTGCATCGCCCACTTGACGAAGTTGGCGAGCACCTTGCCCTTCGCGAGGTCCTTCTGCTCCTGGTACACGAGGAGGTACGTGAAGCCGGCGATGGGGTATGCGTCCTCGCCCTCGGCGTCCACGAGCGAGATCCGGAGGTCTTCCGGCATCTTGGCGGCGGCGCCGGCGCCCGCGGCGGTCGTGCTCTCCAGCGACGGGGTGATGAACTTCCCGCTCTTGTTCTTGAGCGAGGCGAACGTGAGCTTGTTCTGCATCGCGTACGCGAGCTCGATGTAGCCGATCGAGGCGGGCGTGCTCGTGATGAGCGCGGAGACACCGTCGTTGCCCTTGGCGCCGAGGCCGCCAGGCCAGTTCACGCTGGTCCCGGTCCCTGGTCCGCTCTTCCACTCCGGGCTGACCGTGCTCAGGTAGTCGACGAAGATCTTGGTCGTCCCGCTGCCATCCGAGCGGTGGACCGTCGCGATCTCCTTGTCGGGGAGCTTCACGTCCGGGTTCTCCTTCTGGAGGGCCGGGTCGTTCCACTTCTTGATCTTGCCCAGGAAGATGTGCGCGGCCGCCTCCGGCGTGAGCTTCAGGCCAGACGGGACACCCTCGAGGTTGTAGGTCAGCACGACCGCGCCCAGGCAGGTCGGCAGGTGAAGGATGCCGGCGGCCTTCCCGAGCTGCTCCTCGTTCATCGGGGCATCGGAGGCGCCGAAATCGACGGTCCGCTCGGTGATCTGCCGGATCCCACCCCCGGAGCCGATGGACTGGTAGTTGATCTTGACCTTGGAGTTGGCTTTCTGAAACTCAGCGATCCACTTCGTATAAAGAGGGTACGGGAACGTCGCACCCGCGCCCGTCAAGGTGATGTCCCCGTCAGCGGTCGGCTGCGGCGCGGTGTCCTTCTTCGCGCCGGGGAGCGAGCCGGTTTCTTGGGGGGCATCAGAGCGACCGCACGCCGCGGTCAGGAGGAACATCGCCAGGGTGAGCAGAATTCGAGCCATGCACAGCAAGGCGTAATCGAGTTTTGTGACAGCTCCGTGACGGCAAGGTGGAACAGCGAGTACCGCGCTTTCCTGGCTTTGCGTGGTTCGCGTGGATCACTCGGCGCGCGCCAGGCGGACGGTGAACTGGGTGCCGCGGCCGATGGCGCTCTCGACCTCGATCGAGCCGTTCATCAGCTCGACCAGGTGCTTCACGATAGCGAGGCCGAGCCCGGTGCCGCCCAGATCGCGTGAGCGGCCGGCGTCGACTCGATAGAACCGCTCGAAGATGCGGCCCAGGTGGTGGGGCGGAATACCGGGGCCGTCGTCGGCGACGGCGATCGTCACCTGGTGATCGACCGAGCGCGTCTTCACCGTGACGTGAGCTCCCTCGCCGGCGTACTTGATGGCGTTGTCGAGCAGGTTCATGAGCACCTGCTCGAGCGCGCGGCGGTCGCACCGAGCGGGCGGGAGCGCCGAGGCGTCGACGGTCAACGTGACCCTGCGCCGGCGCGCCGCCTCCGCGAGCAGCTGCGTGACGTGCTCGATGGCGGGGGCGATGTCGAGCTCCGACAGCGCGAGGCGGAAGTTCTTCGCCTCGATCTTCGAGAGGTCGAGCAGATCGTCGACGAGGTGGCGGAGGCGCTTCGCGTGCCGATCGATCACGTCGACGAACTCGGCGGCCTCGTGGGGATCGTTCAGCGCGCCGAGCTGCAGCGTCTCGGCGGCGGTGCTGATCGCGGTGACCGGGGTGCGCAGCTCGTGGGACACGTTGGCGACGAAATCGGTCCGGATCGTCTCCAGCCGGCGGAGATCGGTGACGTCGTGAAACACCGCGATGAGCCCCGGCTCGGCGGACGCGCCGTCGTGATCCGCGCCCCACGCGGCGAGGGCCTCGCGCTCATCGTGCCCGAGCCGCTCCGGGCCCTTCCGGCGCGACACGCGCACGAGCAGCCGCCTCGGGAGCGTCCGCCCGAGCTCGACCTCGACGTCGACAGGCTCGTCCCGCTTGCCGGCGAGCTGGATCGCCTCGGTGAGCCGCGCGTTGCGGATCGACTCGATGACCGATCGACCGAGCGCGTCCTCGCCGAGGGAGGCCATCGCGCGGAGCGCCCGGTTGGCGAGGAGGATCCTCCCGTCGCGATCGAGCACGAGGACGCCCTCGCTCATCCCGTCGAGGATGCCCGCGAGCAGGGCGCGCTCCGTCCGGACCTCGGCGGTGGAGCGGGAGAGCTCGCTCGAGAGGTGGTTCAGCGCGCGCGCCAGCTGACGCAGCTCGCCCGAGCCGCGCAGCGGGGCGCGCGTCGACAGGTCGCCCTCGGACATCGCCTGCGCGAAGCGGGTCAGCCTCCGGATCGGGCGCGTGACGAAGAAGGCCGTGGCCGCGCCCACCGAGACGGCGACGACGATCACGGTGCCCATGCCGAGCAGCAGGGTGCGCCGTGAGCGAAGCAGGGCGGCGTCGACGGCGGCGCGCGGGCTGTGCTCCGCCAGCAGCGCCGCTTCCATGTCGCGCGCGGCGAGGCGCTCGATCGGGACGCCAGCGACGAGGAGGGCGAGCACCGTCCCCGCCGCGAGCTTCGCGCCGATGCCCAGCCCCCTAAGCAAGCGCATGGGCCCCTAGGCGACCTCGGGCTCGGCGCGGAACCGGTAGCCGACGCCGCGCACGGTCTCGATGTAATCGCCCGCCGCGCCGAGCTTCTCGCGGACGCGCTTCACGTGGGTGTCGACGTTGCGCGCGGTCACGTCGACGTGCGAGCCCCACACCTCGTCGAGCAGGAGATCGCGCGACAGCACGCGCCCGCGGCGATCGTAGAGCATCATGAGCAGGCGGAACTCGAGGGCGGTCAGCGCGATCTCGGCCTCCTGAACCCAGGCCCGGTGCGCGGCGCGATCGACCCGCAGGATGCCGAAGTCGAACTTCTCCGGCGCCGACGCCGGGCTCTCCGAGCGCTTGAGGATCGCCCGGGCGCGCAGGATGAGCTCGCGCACGCTGAACGGCTTGACGACGTAGTCGTCGGCCCCGAGCTCGAAGCCGACGATCCGGTCGATCTCCTCGCCCTTGGCCGTGACCATGATGACGGGCACCGCCGATGTCTGTGGGTTCTGCTTGAGGCGGCGGCAGATCTCCGTGCCCGACATGTCCGGGAGCATCAGGTCGAGCAGGACGAGATCGAACCGCTCCTCCTTGACCGCGCGGAGCGCCGTCTCCCCGCTCCCAGCGGACACCACATCGAACCCTGCCTGACGGAAATTGTAGGTGAGGACGCGCTGCAGGTCGCGCTCGTCCTCCACGATGAGCACGTGGCTCGGCATGGCCGATGTATGTAGCAGCGCATTGTGACAGCTTGATGGCGATCGCGCGTGTCGCGCGTCGCCCTCGCGAGACGGAATTGCGACAAGGACGCGATGGCGCGCGAGCGCGAGGAGAGCGCGGAGAGCCGAGACGGACAACGGGCGGGCGGGATCGGACGTGGCCGATCCGCAACCTGGGGCGCGGCCGGGAGAGCAGCCTGGAGCGGTGTGGCGGGGCGGACAGCGATGACGGAAGCGCGACCAGCCGAGGGATCGTGCAGCGCGGCGGGCTGCGGACTCCCGGGACGGAATGCGTGATGCTTGCAACGCTCGGCGTTTTCGCCTAACTGGGCCGCCCATGGCCCTCGAGCGAACACTCTCAATCATCAAGCCTGATGCGATGGAAAAGAACACGGCCGGCGCGATCGTCGCCCGCCTCGAGCAGGAGGGCTTCACGGTCAAAGCGATGAAGCGCATCCACCTTACCCGCGCGGAGGCCGAGGGCTTCTACGCGGAGCACCAGGGGCGCGGCTTCTTCGACGAGCTCGTGACGTTCATGTCGCGAAGCCCCATCCTGGTGATGGCGCTCGAGCGCGAGGACGCGGTGGCGAAGTACCGCGAGGTCATCGGCGCGACGGACCCGGCCAAGGCGGCGGCAGGGACGATCCGCAAGCTCTACGGGGCGAACGTGGGCGAGAACGCGGTCCACGGGTCCGACAAGCCGGCGACCGCCGCGCGGGAGATCGCCTACTTCTTCGCGGGTTACGAGGTCGCGCCGAGCGCGACGGCCTGATGCTCGGCGAGCGGCTCGCGGCTGCGCTCGGCGCGGCGCGGGACGGCGCGGCAGGCATCGAGAGCTTCGCGCACCTGCTCGGCTCGCGCCGCGTCGGGCCGCGTGGGGTCGCGCTCGCGCTGCCGGAGGTCTGCGAGGGGTGCGCGGCGCTCGTCGTTGCCCTCGACAGCCTGTCCGCGGCGGTCCGCGACGGCTTCGTCGAGACAGACGCCGCCGTGGCGGCCGACGCCGCGGCGGCCGACGCCGCCTGCGCGGTCCTCGGCCACGCGGGCGTCGAGGTCGCGCGCCTCACGGACGAGCTGTCCCGCGCCGCGGCCGGCGCCTCGCCGGCGCGCGGCCCTGGCCGCGGTCGCGGAGATCGCGGCGGCTCCGAGCGCGGCATCGACGCGCGGCAGCGCCTCGGGCTCGAGGCGTCGGTGCGCAGGACGGCCCGGGAGCTGAGCGGCGCGCTGCGCCTGTCCGAGCTCGTGATCGCGACCCTCGAGCTGCGCCCGACGCCGCTCGATCTCATCGACGTGCTCCGCAACTGGAGCGCCGCCCCGGCCGAGGGGCGGCCCGTGGTCGGCATCTCGGTCGCCTCCTCCGACGGCCGGGCCAACGAGGTGGAGGGCGACGTCCGCGCCGTGAGCGGGCTCATGGAGCTCGCTGTCGGCATGGTCAGCGCCGCCGGTGTCGCGAGCCCGCACCTCACCGTGTCCCGCCTCTCGGACGGGCGCTCGGTGGTGCGCATCGCCGAGCGCGGCCCGCGTGAGGGGGCGCCGGCGGTCGCCCTCGACGTGGTGCTGCGCGACGGCGGCGAGCGGGCGGCCGCCGTGGCCCGCGTCGTCGCGCGCCGCGCGCGCATCGAGCTCGTCGAGGGGACGGGCGGGCGCGTCGTCACCATGACGTTCTGACCCCGGTGCCGGTGCTGGCTCGGCCGTGCTAAAGGCGGCGCCATGGCCACCGAAGAATCCATGAAGTCCCTTGTCGAGGCGGCGTTCCGCGACCGCGAGCTCCTGCGCTCGCCCGCGCACGAGGCCGCGGTCCTCCGCACGATCGAGTGCCTCGATCAAGGCCAGCTCCGCGTCGCCGAGCCCGACAAGACCGCGCAGGCGGGCGGCGAAGGCGCGGCGTCCACCGGCGAGGGCGCGCCGCACAGGTGGGTAACGCACGCGTGGATCAAGGAGGCGATCCTTCTCTACTTCTCGGTCCGCGGCATGAGCGTGATGGAGGCCGGCCCCTTCGAGTTCCACGACAAGATCCCGCTCAAGCGCGGCCTCGACAAGGCGGGCGTGCGCGTCGTCCCGCCGGGGACGGTGCGCTACGGCGCATTCCTCGAGCAGGGCGCGATCGTCATGCCCGGCTACGTGAACATCGGCGCGTGGGTCGGCTCGGGGTCGATGGTCGACACCTGGGCGACGGTCGGCAGCTGCGCGCAGATCGGGCGAGGGGTGCACCTCGCCGGGGGCGTCGGCATCGGCGGGGTGCTCGAGCCGCCGGGGGCGCGGCCTGTGATCATCGAGGACGGCGTCTTCGTGGGCTCCCGCGTGATCGTGGTGGAGGGCGTCGTGGTCGAGGAAGAGGCGGTGCTCGGCGCCGGCGTGGTGCTCACCGCGTCGACGGCGATCCTCGACGTCACGGGGCCGGAGGTCGTCGAATACCGCGGCCGGGTGCCTGCGCGCAGCGTGGTGATCCCGGGAACGCGGCCGAAGCGCTTCCCCGCAGGGGAGTTCTCGATCCCCTGCGCGCTCATCATCGGCAAGCGGAGCGAGGCGACGGACCGCAAGGTGTCGCTGAACGCGGCGCTGCGAGATTTCGCGGTGCCGGTGTGAGCGCGCGCGCCGACGCGGGCGCGGCGGCCGCGGCCGATCTCGCGGACACGCTGCTCTGGCTGTGCTCCGTCCCGTCGCCCACGGGCGAGGAGCAGGAGCTGTGCTGCGCGGTGGCGGAGCGGCTCGGTCGGGCCCGGCTCGCCGCGCCGGTGCGCCGCCACGGCGACTCGCTCGTCGTGCAGGTGACGCAGGGCACGGGCGGCCCGAAGATCGCGCTGGCCGGGCACCTCGACGTGGTGCGCACCTCGCACGACGGGCCGCCGCGGATCGAGGGGGATCGCCTCTACGGCCCCGGCGCGAGCGACATGAAATCGGGGCTCGCGCTGATGCTCGACCTCGCCGAGGGAGAGCGGGAGGCGATCGCGGGCGTCGATCTGACGCTCGTGTTCTACGCGCGGGAGGAGGGGCCGTACCTGGAGAACGAGCTCGCGCTGGTCATCGAGCGCGAGCCGGATCTCCGCGCGCTCGATCTCGCTGTGTGCCTCGAGCCGAGCGACAACCGGCTGAGCCTCGGCGCGAGCGGGTCGCTCCACGCTGGGCTGACGTTCCGCGGGCGGACGGCGCACAGCGCGCGGCCGTGGCAAGGGGAGAACGCCATCTACAAGGCAGGCCCGCTCCTGGTCGAGCTCGCTGCGCTCGCGCCGCGCGAGGTCGAGATCGACGGATTCGTCTACCGCGCCGTCACCACGGCGACGATGGCGCAGGGCGGGCGCGGGCGGAACGTCGTGCCGGACGAGTTCACGATGAACCTGAACCACCGCTTCCCGCCTGGGACGTCGATCCAGGAGGCGCAGCGGACCATCGAGGCGCTCGTGGACGGCCGCGCCGAGATCGCCTGGCGCGATCTCAGCCCTTCGGCGCCGCCGCACGCGTCGCA is a genomic window of Sorangium aterium containing:
- the phoU gene encoding phosphate signaling complex protein PhoU — protein: MPTSHTSKVYEHELRTLREKLLLMGSLVEEMIQKGSTALTTRDTGLAKATIRLDRRINRLECEVDELCMRILATRQPVASDLRFVTTALKIVTDLERVGDLVVNVCERVQELNEEPPLAPVADLQGLADEAIEVVHEALDALVARDCERANQLLTRDDVIDEHYARIFQEVLLVMSRDPSTVYRATRIQSIAKYLERIADHAMNIAESVVFLVKGTDIRHHNRLKENDPLSSPPPAGLRLR
- the pstC gene encoding phosphate ABC transporter permease subunit PstC; its protein translation is MSTVEVPMQQAASSAPQSDAPHGTRGADRAFRAILTMFGLTVLAVPALMVLELIRSSRLAIDKFGLGFLTGRVWDPAREEFGALPFVYGTVVTSLIAIVLAVPVSLGLAIFLSDLAPHRIRKPLGFMVELLAAIPSVVYGFWGIAVLRPWLRDTVEPVIIKYFGYIPLFEGPPLGFGMFAAGVILAIMIVPTITSVSREVMQAVPQLHREAAVGLGACAWDTIRYAVLPSARSGIIGAIILGLNRALGETMAVTMMIGNVPKVSASIFHPGYSMASVIANEFVEATSDMYVSALSKIALLLFGVALLLNLFARWLVSSTKSKLEKRA
- a CDS encoding response regulator, producing the protein MPSHVLIVEDERDLQRVLTYNFRQAGFDVVSAGSGETALRAVKEERFDLVLLDLMLPDMSGTEICRRLKQNPQTSAVPVIMVTAKGEEIDRIVGFELGADDYVVKPFSVRELILRARAILKRSESPASAPEKFDFGILRVDRAAHRAWVQEAEIALTALEFRLLMMLYDRRGRVLSRDLLLDEVWGSHVDVTARNVDTHVKRVREKLGAAGDYIETVRGVGYRFRAEPEVA
- a CDS encoding 2,3,4,5-tetrahydropyridine-2,6-dicarboxylate N-succinyltransferase produces the protein MATEESMKSLVEAAFRDRELLRSPAHEAAVLRTIECLDQGQLRVAEPDKTAQAGGEGAASTGEGAPHRWVTHAWIKEAILLYFSVRGMSVMEAGPFEFHDKIPLKRGLDKAGVRVVPPGTVRYGAFLEQGAIVMPGYVNIGAWVGSGSMVDTWATVGSCAQIGRGVHLAGGVGIGGVLEPPGARPVIIEDGVFVGSRVIVVEGVVVEEEAVLGAGVVLTASTAILDVTGPEVVEYRGRVPARSVVIPGTRPKRFPAGEFSIPCALIIGKRSEATDRKVSLNAALRDFAVPV
- the ndk gene encoding nucleoside-diphosphate kinase; this encodes MALERTLSIIKPDAMEKNTAGAIVARLEQEGFTVKAMKRIHLTRAEAEGFYAEHQGRGFFDELVTFMSRSPILVMALEREDAVAKYREVIGATDPAKAAAGTIRKLYGANVGENAVHGSDKPATAAREIAYFFAGYEVAPSATA
- a CDS encoding molybdenum cofactor biosynthesis protein MoaE, which produces MSRIRAEPLRLDELIAAVSHPGAGGIATFLGVVRDVNEGRSVTLLEYEAYGTMAEAELERVLSEIAAELPGVRVAATHRVGALHVGDVAVACAASAPHRAEAFRGCRLLIDRIKERLPIWKREHGPDGPYWVGWEDARCAGEHGHEAPHGHAHGDEEPHGHGHGGTAPPGSAGA
- a CDS encoding HAMP domain-containing sensor histidine kinase, with the protein product MRLLRGLGIGAKLAAGTVLALLVAGVPIERLAARDMEAALLAEHSPRAAVDAALLRSRRTLLLGMGTVIVVAVSVGAATAFFVTRPIRRLTRFAQAMSEGDLSTRAPLRGSGELRQLARALNHLSSELSRSTAEVRTERALLAGILDGMSEGVLVLDRDGRILLANRALRAMASLGEDALGRSVIESIRNARLTEAIQLAGKRDEPVDVEVELGRTLPRRLLVRVSRRKGPERLGHDEREALAAWGADHDGASAEPGLIAVFHDVTDLRRLETIRTDFVANVSHELRTPVTAISTAAETLQLGALNDPHEAAEFVDVIDRHAKRLRHLVDDLLDLSKIEAKNFRLALSELDIAPAIEHVTQLLAEAARRRRVTLTVDASALPPARCDRRALEQVLMNLLDNAIKYAGEGAHVTVKTRSVDHQVTIAVADDGPGIPPHHLGRIFERFYRVDAGRSRDLGGTGLGLAIVKHLVELMNGSIEVESAIGRGTQFTVRLARAE
- the pstA gene encoding phosphate ABC transporter permease PstA, which gives rise to MNSDTPVPVASPTSAPKRTLLEPAPGETLRRARSYFFEGLCVSSAVVVLVPLFLIFIYVVSKGLSGLSLDFFTQLPKPVGDERSGMGNAVVGTLILVAIGCSIGLPTGILAGIYLAEIGRGKLAAAIRFIADVLGGVPSITIGVFVYALVVVTMKRFSALAGGIALAIVMLPTVTRTTEELLKLVPAHLREASLALGVPEWRTSLLVVLRTASPGIGTGVMLAVARIAGETAPVLLTALGSSYWSFAIDRPIASLPVQIWRNATSPYPKWQQEAWTGALVLIIIVFLLNLLARIATSRSVKAR
- the moaC gene encoding cyclic pyranopterin monophosphate synthase MoaC, coding for MPRTPDRPREGEALSTHLSPSGEARMVPVEGKPVTHRRAVASGAVLMRHETIARVARDDAPKGDVLAAARIAGIMAAKRTPELIPLCHGIALTHVSVSLDVDEPSASIRVTAAAEAVDRTGVEMEAMVAVSAACLTIYDMLKGIDREMVISDIKLLEKSGGRSGHFQRSAP
- the pstB gene encoding phosphate ABC transporter ATP-binding protein PstB, coding for MSSFDSLHHKGRSGERRSGLDTDGIDSRSIEPGDEAPPAKISVTRLNAYFHKFHAIHDITLDIPDGQVTAVIGPSGCGKSTFLRCLNRMHEQVPGASAKGSVMIDGVNIYDKAVDPVRLRRRVGMVFQKPNPFPTMSIRENVLAGHKLNGISVKDPTGLVEKCLRQVALWDEVKDKLDQSGLSLSGGQQQRLCIARVLAVEPDVILLDEPCSALDPIATARVEELIDELKERYTCVLVTHNMQQAARCSDYTAFFYMGDLVEFDRTQTIFTNPKESKTEDYVTGKFG
- the pstS gene encoding phosphate ABC transporter substrate-binding protein PstS; the protein is MARILLTLAMFLLTAACGRSDAPQETGSLPGAKKDTAPQPTADGDITLTGAGATFPYPLYTKWIAEFQKANSKVKINYQSIGSGGGIRQITERTVDFGASDAPMNEEQLGKAAGILHLPTCLGAVVLTYNLEGVPSGLKLTPEAAAHIFLGKIKKWNDPALQKENPDVKLPDKEIATVHRSDGSGTTKIFVDYLSTVSPEWKSGPGTGTSVNWPGGLGAKGNDGVSALITSTPASIGYIELAYAMQNKLTFASLKNKSGKFITPSLESTTAAGAGAAAKMPEDLRISLVDAEGEDAYPIAGFTYLLVYQEQKDLAKGKVLANFVKWAMQDGQKFTNDLHYAPLPAAVVEKVDKKLAALVGPDGKPLLAP